The proteins below come from a single Chrysoperla carnea chromosome 1, inChrCarn1.1, whole genome shotgun sequence genomic window:
- the LOC123298933 gene encoding disintegrin and metalloproteinase domain-containing protein 12, producing MPANNFKFVLCCVLLVNFCECIREYTSNNKGVAENNLAPEFAKYTLVKPKIYHAREKREIFTTKENDSSHVHDLKITLEINGKEHLLNLKLNRELIPKGYFHRYQHKGKSVVKKPKINDIELCQYQGSLNGVEHSWAAISTCDNKLSGVIFDGNELHYLESTRKSNSSKNDLENFNDHYLYKHSDLFEKKKCGYEGSNISPLNASSSEAIINNLEFNRILRYKRSNRNTSLIRGPYNVNETSRFVELVLVVDRLGYIHQESNLQTVTNRCKNIANIINALYSPLNIFIALVGVVVWTETNEINISENGDKTLTNFLHYRRQHLAIEHPNDNAQLLVGTKFEGSVVGKSLKGSICTSEFSGGVSTDDSFTAGLVASTVAHQMGHNFGMEHDSNDCECPDDRCIMSPSFSSESPRHWSSCSLKALANTFEHGMDYCLRNKPKHLFDSPVCGNGFVEPGEECDCGIVDNCKNPCCNAATCMLQSNASCATGECCDLLTCRPKIAGILCRSADQECDLPEYCTGHSEYCPNDVYKMDSEICSEGQAFCYQGSCRTRNDQCKVLWGPSASSRVECYKLNTRGTRYGNCGYNQLNSTYTKCALEDSFCGLLHCDHSNDKLEFGLENASILSHAYINTNGSIIKCNTAMVDLGLNDIDPGLTPNGAMCGREKMCINQKCVTIENLRKSVNCSNNCNGNGYCNNKGHCHCKDNFAPPNCEYAGTGGSVDSGPTRHIDGIN from the exons tGGCTGAAAACAATTTAGCTCCAGAATTTGCTAAGTATACATTAGTTAAACCAAAAATATATCACGCGCGAGAGAAACGTGAAATTTTCACCACCAAAGAAAAT GATAGCAGTCATGTTCATgacttaaaaataacattagaaataaatggaaaagagcatttattaaatttaaaattaaatagagaATTAATACCAAAAGGCTATTTTCACAGATATCAACATAAAGGAAAATCTGTCGTTAAAAAGCCTAAAATTAAT gaCATAGAATTATGTCAATATCAAGGCTCGTTAAATGGCGTAGAACATTCATGGGCTGCCATATCTACATGTGATAATAAACTATCTGGTGTAATATTTGATGGTAATGAATTACATTACTTAGAATCAACTAGAAAAAGTAATAGTAGTAAGAatgatttggaaaattttaatgatcattatttatataaacattcgGATTTGTTCGAGAAGAAAAAATGTGGCTATGAAGGTTCGAACATTTCACCGTTGAATGCGTCCTCATCAGaagcaataataaataatcttgaATTTAATAGGATACTTAGG TATAAACGATCAAATCGAAACACAAGTTTAATACGTGGACCATATAATGTTAATGAAACGTCTAGATTTGTTGAGTTAGTTCTGGTTGTAGATCGGCTTGGGTATATACATCAGGAATCCAATTTGCAAACTGTAACAAATCGATGCAAAAATATTGCGAATATTATTAACGCT tTGTATTctcctttaaatatttttattgcccTTGTTGGAGTTGTGGTTTGGACGGAAACTAATGAaattaacatttctgaaaatgGTGATAAAACTTTAACAAACTTTTTACATTACCGTCGTCAACACTTGGCTATAGAACATCCTAACGATAATGCACAATTACTGgt tGGGACGAAATTTGAAGGTTCAGTTGTTGGCAAATCATTAAAAGGTTCTATTTGTACATCTGAGTTTTCTGGTGGAGTTTCTACGGATGATTCGTTCACTGCAGGGCTAGTAGCCTCAACAGTAGCTCATCAAATGGGACATAATTTTG GTATGGAACATGATTCAAACGATTGTGAATGTCCCGATGATCGGTGTATTATGTCACCATCCTTTTCATCCGAATCACCTAGACACTGGTCATCATGTAGTTTAAAAGCTCTAGCAAACACATTCGAACATGGCATGGATTATTGTTTACGCAATAAGCCAAAACATTTATTCGATAGTCCTGTATGTGGAAACGGATTTGTTGAACCTGGTGAAGAATGTGATTGCGGAATTGTCGATAATTGTAAAAATCCATGTTGTAATGCTGCCACGTGCATGTTGCAATCAAATGCTAGTTGTGCTACCGGAGAATGTTGTGATTTATTGACATGTCGGCCAAAAATTGCTGGAATATTATGTCGATCGGCTGATCAAGAATGTGATCTACCAGAGTATTGCACGGGCCATTCAGAATATTGCCCGAATGATGTATATAAAATGGATTCAGAAATCTGTAGTGAAGGTCAGGCATTCTGTTATCAAGGATCGTGTCGAACACGTAATGATCAATGCAAAGTTTTATGGGGTCCATCAGCTTCATCGCGAGTTGAGTGTTATAAATTAAACACTAGAGGAACTCGATATGGAAATTGTGGATACAATCAACTGAATTCGACGTATACTAAGTGCGCACTTga gGATTCTTTTTGTGGACTTCTCCATTGTGACCATTCAAATGATAAATTGGAATTTGGTTTGGAAAATGCTTCAATTTTATCACATGCATATATCAATACGAATGGctcaattataaaatgtaataccGCCATGGTGGATTTAGGTTTAAATGATATTGATCCTGGTTTAACACCAAATGGTGCAATGTGTGGCAGAGAAAAA atGTGTATCAATCAAAAATGTGTGACAATCGAAAACTTACGAAAAAGTGTTAACTGTTCGAATAATTGTAATGGTAACGGCTATTGTAATAACAAAGGACATTGCCATTGTAAAGATAATTTTGCCCCACCAAACTGTGAATATGCTGGTACTGGTGGCTCTGTGGATAGTGGACCAACTAGACACATAGATGGTATCAACTAA